A part of Sebastes umbrosus isolate fSebUmb1 chromosome 21, fSebUmb1.pri, whole genome shotgun sequence genomic DNA contains:
- the acbd5a gene encoding acyl-CoA-binding domain-containing protein 5A isoform X2 yields the protein MEVESVSVEDEGRLTLLRFEAAVKVIKSLAPDGPFQPSNDMMLKFYSYYKQATVGACNIPRPGFWDAVGKAKWDAWNSLGDMPKEEAMAAYVDEMKLILEGMPMTDEVEDLLRVLGPFYELIDDKKKITQISDLSTGLGTMLNSMPSKSVAKSIVRTMEMNGTLETRPARLKPKEVEEKSEEEEEEEEEEEEEEEEDDEEEEEEVIQEVRKDKKSAASQPKKKGSARRPKAPLSNGKVANGVIHLTNGSHSRAALNGGDSHEGSVGEPLLNGHQTDSSVDVSGLTHLASDSDSEVYCDSVDQFGQEESSDHNRSLDDLDEEENHVLPTLEEPQEDVDGAPQGIRCGGEDGENGGTMSQRQRLNAGMPDGSLVRRGRGSRSPGRGSGSLMPMYGGGGRDGERWGGAVTPGGSLNEQIVVALARLQEDMQSVLQRLHTLEALTASQARSMSLSPTYASTPVNKRSQKPSWWPFDISPTSLAFAVIWPFVVQWLIRLYMQRRRRIN from the exons ATGGAGGTGGAGAGTGTCTCAGTGGAAGATGAGGGTCGTCTGACCCTGCTGAGGTTTGAGGCTGCTGTTAAAGTGATCAAGAGTTTAGCCCCTGATG GTCCCTTTCAGCCCTCCAATGACATGATGCTCAAGTTCTACAGTTACTATAAACAAGCCACTGTGGGCGCGTGCAATATACCCCGACCTGGATTCTGGGATGCAGTTGGCAAAGCAAAATG GGATGCGTGGAATTCTCTCGGAGATATGCCAAAAGAAGAAGCGATGGCTGCCTATGTGGATGAGATGAAGCTG ATCCTGGAGGGTATGCCCATGACTGACGAGGTGGAGGACCTCCTACGCGTCCTCGGACCGTTTTACGAGTTGATCGACGACAAGAAAAAGATCACGCAGATATCAGATCTGAGCACGG GTCTTGGCACAATGTTGAATTCGATGCCGTCGAAAAGCGTCGCAAAGAGCATCGTCAGAACGATGGAAATGAACGGCACACTGGAGACCCGTCCTGCCAGGCTCAAGCCGAAGGAagtggaggaaaagtcagaagaagaagaagaagaggaagaagaagaagaagaggaggaggaggaagatgatgaggaggaggaggaagaagtgaTACAGGAAGTCAGAAAAG ACAAGAAATCAGCAGCTTCACAGCCAAAGAAGAAGGGTTCAGCCAGGAGACCCAAAGCGCCCCTGTCCAACGGTAAAGTGGCCAACGGGGTCATCCATCTGACCAATGGGAGCCACTCCAGGGCTGCCCTGAACGGTGGCGACTCTCACGAGGGGTCAGTCGGCGAGCCTCTGCTCAACGGTCACCAAACAG ATTCCAGTGTAGACGTGTCTGGTCTCACCCACCTGGCCAGCGACTCAGACAGCGAAGTCTACTGTGATTCTGTGGACCAGTTCGGTCAGGAAGAG AGCTCAGACCATAACCGGTCTTTGGATGACCTAGATGAGGAGGAGAACCACGTCCTGCCAACTCTAGAGGAACCACAGGAGGACGTTGACGGTGCGCCGCAGGGCATCAGGTGtggaggagaagatggagagaacGGCGGGACAATGTCGCAGAGACAGAGACTGAACGCAGGCATGCCGGACGGCTCTTTGgtcagaagaggaagag GCTCCAGGTCTCCAGGCCGCGGCTCGGGATCTCTGATGCCCATGTACGGCGGTGGAGGCAGGGACGGGGAACGCTGGGGAGGAGCCGTAACGCCCGGAGGGAGCCTGAACGAGCAGATAGTCGTGGCGTTGGCGAGACTGCAGGAGGACATGCAGAGCGTTCTGCAGAGGCTGCACACCCTGGAGGCTCTGACTGCGAGCCAG GCAAGATCAATGTCTCTGTCTCCAACTTATGCATCAACCCCAGTGAATAAGAGGAGTCAG aAACCATCCTGGTGGCCTTTCGACATTTCTCCGACCAGTTTGGCCTTCGCCGTTATCTGGCCATTTGTGGTCCAGTGGCTTATTCGCCTATACATGCAGAGGAGAAG ACGAATCAACTGA
- the acbd5a gene encoding acyl-CoA-binding domain-containing protein 5A isoform X1 has protein sequence MEVESVSVEDEGRLTLLRFEAAVKVIKSLAPDGPFQPSNDMMLKFYSYYKQATVGACNIPRPGFWDAVGKAKWDAWNSLGDMPKEEAMAAYVDEMKLILEGMPMTDEVEDLLRVLGPFYELIDDKKKITQISDLSTARLTQFARQLEGLGTMLNSMPSKSVAKSIVRTMEMNGTLETRPARLKPKEVEEKSEEEEEEEEEEEEEEEEDDEEEEEEVIQEVRKDKKSAASQPKKKGSARRPKAPLSNGKVANGVIHLTNGSHSRAALNGGDSHEGSVGEPLLNGHQTDSSVDVSGLTHLASDSDSEVYCDSVDQFGQEESSDHNRSLDDLDEEENHVLPTLEEPQEDVDGAPQGIRCGGEDGENGGTMSQRQRLNAGMPDGSLVRRGRGSRSPGRGSGSLMPMYGGGGRDGERWGGAVTPGGSLNEQIVVALARLQEDMQSVLQRLHTLEALTASQARSMSLSPTYASTPVNKRSQKPSWWPFDISPTSLAFAVIWPFVVQWLIRLYMQRRRRIN, from the exons ATGGAGGTGGAGAGTGTCTCAGTGGAAGATGAGGGTCGTCTGACCCTGCTGAGGTTTGAGGCTGCTGTTAAAGTGATCAAGAGTTTAGCCCCTGATG GTCCCTTTCAGCCCTCCAATGACATGATGCTCAAGTTCTACAGTTACTATAAACAAGCCACTGTGGGCGCGTGCAATATACCCCGACCTGGATTCTGGGATGCAGTTGGCAAAGCAAAATG GGATGCGTGGAATTCTCTCGGAGATATGCCAAAAGAAGAAGCGATGGCTGCCTATGTGGATGAGATGAAGCTG ATCCTGGAGGGTATGCCCATGACTGACGAGGTGGAGGACCTCCTACGCGTCCTCGGACCGTTTTACGAGTTGATCGACGACAAGAAAAAGATCACGCAGATATCAGATCTGAGCACGG CCCGTTTGACACAGTTTGCTAGGCAACTGGAAG GTCTTGGCACAATGTTGAATTCGATGCCGTCGAAAAGCGTCGCAAAGAGCATCGTCAGAACGATGGAAATGAACGGCACACTGGAGACCCGTCCTGCCAGGCTCAAGCCGAAGGAagtggaggaaaagtcagaagaagaagaagaagaggaagaagaagaagaagaggaggaggaggaagatgatgaggaggaggaggaagaagtgaTACAGGAAGTCAGAAAAG ACAAGAAATCAGCAGCTTCACAGCCAAAGAAGAAGGGTTCAGCCAGGAGACCCAAAGCGCCCCTGTCCAACGGTAAAGTGGCCAACGGGGTCATCCATCTGACCAATGGGAGCCACTCCAGGGCTGCCCTGAACGGTGGCGACTCTCACGAGGGGTCAGTCGGCGAGCCTCTGCTCAACGGTCACCAAACAG ATTCCAGTGTAGACGTGTCTGGTCTCACCCACCTGGCCAGCGACTCAGACAGCGAAGTCTACTGTGATTCTGTGGACCAGTTCGGTCAGGAAGAG AGCTCAGACCATAACCGGTCTTTGGATGACCTAGATGAGGAGGAGAACCACGTCCTGCCAACTCTAGAGGAACCACAGGAGGACGTTGACGGTGCGCCGCAGGGCATCAGGTGtggaggagaagatggagagaacGGCGGGACAATGTCGCAGAGACAGAGACTGAACGCAGGCATGCCGGACGGCTCTTTGgtcagaagaggaagag GCTCCAGGTCTCCAGGCCGCGGCTCGGGATCTCTGATGCCCATGTACGGCGGTGGAGGCAGGGACGGGGAACGCTGGGGAGGAGCCGTAACGCCCGGAGGGAGCCTGAACGAGCAGATAGTCGTGGCGTTGGCGAGACTGCAGGAGGACATGCAGAGCGTTCTGCAGAGGCTGCACACCCTGGAGGCTCTGACTGCGAGCCAG GCAAGATCAATGTCTCTGTCTCCAACTTATGCATCAACCCCAGTGAATAAGAGGAGTCAG aAACCATCCTGGTGGCCTTTCGACATTTCTCCGACCAGTTTGGCCTTCGCCGTTATCTGGCCATTTGTGGTCCAGTGGCTTATTCGCCTATACATGCAGAGGAGAAG ACGAATCAACTGA